The Collimonas sp. PA-H2 genome contains a region encoding:
- a CDS encoding efflux RND transporter periplasmic adaptor subunit translates to MKNKKIFIAAAIAALVGAGGYGLYSAGMHHGKKMAASMPDDATAAPAGEQKAADSGKKVLYWHDPMVPGQKFDKPGKSPFMDMQLVPVYAGDASDEGKVSISPRVQQNLGIRTAAVIRGKLTSAVMAVGSVAYNERDVALVQARSNGFLERLYVRAPLDQVRKGQALAELYVPEWVAAQEEYLSVRRMQGNGMDSLLGGARQRMRLAGMNDEQIRLVEASGKVQARLTLFAPISGVVSELAVREGMTVMVGAPMFKINGLATIWVNADVPEGLAAQVRPGNAVEARTPALPGTVFKGKVSAILPDVNSATRTLKARIELANPSGQLVPGMFATINFSSNVSKDILLVPTEAVIRTGTRNVVMVAQGDGKFAPAEVEIGSESNGQTEIRKGLDAGQNVVVSGQFLIDSEASLSGTEIRMADVAAPAASQASGPTHHGAGKVESITKDEITISHGPIPSLQWGAMTMGFKTPAAGLPGNIAVGDNVVFEIHADKDDAFQITTIAPAAAGMKTPAGPAGAAP, encoded by the coding sequence ATGAAGAACAAGAAAATATTCATCGCCGCAGCAATTGCGGCGCTCGTCGGGGCCGGCGGCTACGGTCTGTATTCGGCTGGCATGCATCATGGCAAGAAGATGGCCGCATCCATGCCGGATGACGCAACTGCGGCGCCGGCCGGCGAGCAGAAAGCCGCCGATTCAGGCAAGAAAGTGCTGTATTGGCATGATCCGATGGTGCCGGGGCAAAAATTCGACAAGCCTGGCAAATCGCCATTCATGGATATGCAGCTGGTGCCTGTCTATGCCGGCGATGCGTCTGACGAAGGTAAGGTCAGCATCAGCCCGCGCGTGCAGCAGAATCTGGGCATCCGTACTGCCGCGGTGATTCGGGGCAAGCTGACGTCGGCAGTGATGGCTGTGGGCAGCGTCGCTTATAACGAGCGCGATGTCGCGCTGGTGCAGGCGCGCAGCAATGGCTTCCTGGAACGGCTATATGTGCGCGCGCCGCTCGATCAGGTACGCAAAGGGCAGGCGCTGGCTGAATTATATGTGCCGGAATGGGTGGCCGCCCAGGAAGAATACCTCTCAGTCAGGCGCATGCAGGGAAACGGCATGGACAGCCTGCTTGGCGGCGCGCGTCAGCGCATGCGCCTGGCCGGCATGAACGACGAGCAGATCCGCCTGGTGGAAGCTAGCGGCAAGGTACAGGCGCGCCTGACGCTGTTTGCGCCGATCAGCGGCGTGGTGTCCGAGCTGGCCGTGCGCGAAGGCATGACGGTGATGGTGGGGGCGCCGATGTTCAAAATTAACGGCTTGGCCACGATCTGGGTCAATGCCGATGTGCCTGAAGGGCTGGCGGCCCAGGTGCGGCCTGGCAATGCGGTCGAAGCGCGCACGCCGGCACTGCCGGGGACGGTGTTCAAAGGCAAGGTCAGCGCGATCCTGCCGGATGTGAATTCTGCGACGCGCACGCTCAAGGCGCGCATTGAGTTGGCCAACCCGTCCGGCCAGCTGGTGCCGGGCATGTTTGCGACGATAAATTTCTCTTCCAACGTAAGTAAAGACATCTTGCTGGTACCTACCGAAGCGGTAATACGGACCGGAACGCGCAATGTCGTCATGGTGGCGCAAGGAGATGGAAAATTTGCGCCGGCCGAGGTTGAAATCGGCAGCGAGAGCAACGGCCAGACCGAAATCCGTAAAGGATTGGATGCCGGACAAAATGTAGTGGTCTCCGGTCAGTTCCTGATCGATTCCGAAGCCAGCTTGAGCGGAACCGAAATCCGGATGGCAGACGTGGCTGCGCCGGCAGCAAGCCAGGCCAGCGGGCCGACACATCACGGCGCAGGCAAGGTTGAAAGCATCACCAAGGATGAAATCACGATCTCGCATGGACCGATTCCCAGCTTGCAATGGGGCGCGATGACGATGGGCTTCAAGACGCCGGCGGCTGGCCTGCCGGGCAATATCGCGGTTGGCGATAATGTCGTATTTGAGATCCATGCTGATAAAGATGACGCATTCCAGATAACGACGATTGCCCCGGCTGCCGCCGGCATGAAAACACCAGCCGGGCCGGCAGGAGCGGCGCCATGA
- a CDS encoding TolC family protein produces the protein MPSLAFSTFSAHRTVRHTVLLLSARIGLAALAGSLALVANVYAVEAPLTLAEAQRRAIDRSRQLTAQDYSIAAARDMAVAAGQLPDPVLKAGIDNLPVTGRDRGSLNSDFMTMRRIGVMQEITGSDKRRLRSDRFQLEAQKTLAEKTVATAAIERDTALAWLDRYYADAMAAVVAEQGAQARLEIQSAEGAYRAGRGSQADVFAAQSALAMFDDRASEIRRRVRNANTMLARWIGNASDLALAEKPATDAIRLDLATLDSAIAHHPEIAVLSKQVEVAETDAKLAKANEKADWTVEVGFQQRSAAYSNMVSVGLSIPLQWDRKNRQDRELSAKLAVVEQAKAEREDMLRSHVAETKSMIEEWQNDRERHARYESELIPLANQRTLAAIAAYRGGKASLADVLAARRNVIDIRIQALQLATDTDRLWAQLNFLFPTDAAMTHAAMNQDTQ, from the coding sequence ATGCCGTCCCTCGCATTTTCTACATTTTCCGCGCACCGCACGGTGCGCCACACGGTTCTTCTGTTATCCGCAAGAATCGGTCTCGCCGCGCTGGCAGGGTCGCTTGCGCTCGTTGCCAACGTCTACGCAGTCGAGGCGCCATTAACGCTGGCAGAAGCCCAGCGCCGCGCCATCGATCGTTCACGCCAACTGACGGCGCAGGATTACTCCATCGCCGCTGCACGCGACATGGCGGTTGCTGCCGGCCAGCTGCCCGATCCGGTATTGAAAGCCGGCATCGACAACCTGCCGGTCACCGGCCGCGACCGCGGCAGTCTCAATAGCGATTTCATGACCATGCGCCGGATCGGCGTGATGCAGGAGATTACGGGTTCCGACAAACGCCGTTTGCGCTCTGACCGCTTCCAGCTTGAAGCGCAAAAGACCCTTGCCGAGAAAACCGTGGCGACGGCGGCCATTGAGCGAGATACCGCGCTGGCCTGGCTTGACCGCTACTACGCGGACGCGATGGCAGCGGTTGTCGCGGAACAGGGGGCGCAAGCGAGGCTGGAAATCCAATCGGCCGAAGGCGCCTACCGCGCCGGCCGCGGCAGTCAGGCCGATGTCTTCGCTGCCCAGAGCGCGCTGGCGATGTTTGACGATCGCGCCAGTGAAATCCGGCGCCGTGTACGCAACGCCAATACGATGCTGGCGCGCTGGATTGGCAATGCCTCGGATCTCGCTTTGGCAGAAAAACCTGCTACCGACGCCATCCGCCTGGATCTGGCGACCCTCGACAGCGCGATTGCACATCATCCTGAAATCGCGGTCTTGAGCAAGCAGGTCGAAGTCGCCGAGACAGACGCAAAGCTGGCGAAAGCCAATGAAAAGGCCGACTGGACCGTGGAGGTAGGGTTCCAGCAGCGTAGTGCGGCGTATTCCAACATGGTGTCTGTCGGCCTGTCGATCCCGCTGCAATGGGACCGGAAGAATCGCCAGGACCGCGAGCTGTCTGCCAAGCTGGCAGTGGTGGAACAAGCCAAGGCCGAGCGTGAAGACATGCTGCGCAGCCATGTGGCGGAGACCAAGAGCATGATCGAGGAGTGGCAAAACGACCGCGAGCGCCATGCACGTTATGAGAGCGAACTGATCCCGCTGGCCAATCAGCGCACGCTGGCAGCGATCGCTGCCTACCGGGGTGGCAAGGCTAGCCTGGCCGATGTGCTGGCGGCGCGCCGCAACGTGATCGATATCCGCATCCAGGCATTGCAACTGGCGACGGACACCGACCGCCTGTGGGCGCAACTGAATTTTCTCTTTCCGACCGATGCTGCGATGACGCACGCGGCAATGAACCAGGATACCCAATGA
- a CDS encoding DUF1289 domain-containing protein, which translates to MSAGSPCVEICKFDGKTGFCIACLRTREECRDWKKMKDSRRHQILQDRRRRESRLPK; encoded by the coding sequence ATGAGTGCTGGCTCGCCATGTGTTGAAATATGCAAATTCGATGGAAAAACCGGCTTTTGCATCGCCTGCCTGCGGACGCGGGAGGAGTGCAGGGACTGGAAAAAGATGAAGGACAGCCGGCGGCATCAGATATTGCAGGACCGCCGGAGGCGGGAGAGCAGGCTGCCAAAATAG
- the dmeF gene encoding CDF family Co(II)/Ni(II) efflux transporter DmeF yields MSEFYETPFKVEHDHVFLGEGHDKNGRKTWAVIALCSAMMLAEIIGGHLFGSLALVADGMHMSTHAGAMLIAAFAYTYARKHANDPRFVFGTGKLGDLAGFTSAIILAMIAMLIGYEAIDRLLSPLPIRFGEAIPIAVAGLLVNIASAWLLSGADHHGHSHGHAHAHDQHAGHGHGEEVQQIETPSGVLALSIFEDGVPPVFRIRAESAAAGLPTQDVTVTTVRPDGARQVFAFARTADFLQSTTDIPEPHTFRAVVTLADGEHAVSFAEHDHADDGHGVDTRDHNMRAAYIHVIADAAVSVLAIIGLLLAKTFGWLWMDPLAGIVGALVIANWSYGLIRDTGANLMDINPSGAMAGKVRAAVETAGDKLVDLHVWRLGPGHFAAVVSVVTQESLRGPDFYHGVLRRFKGLSHITVEVHAQQRAV; encoded by the coding sequence ATGAGTGAATTTTACGAAACGCCATTCAAGGTTGAGCATGACCACGTTTTCCTGGGCGAAGGGCACGACAAGAACGGGCGCAAGACCTGGGCTGTCATCGCACTCTGCAGTGCGATGATGCTGGCCGAGATTATTGGTGGACACCTATTCGGTTCGCTGGCGCTGGTGGCGGACGGCATGCACATGTCGACCCACGCCGGCGCCATGCTGATTGCAGCGTTTGCCTATACCTACGCTCGCAAGCACGCGAACGACCCGCGCTTTGTCTTCGGCACCGGTAAACTGGGCGACCTCGCAGGATTTACCAGTGCCATCATCCTGGCGATGATCGCCATGCTGATTGGCTATGAAGCGATTGACCGCTTGCTGTCGCCGCTGCCGATACGCTTCGGTGAAGCGATCCCCATTGCCGTGGCCGGCTTGCTGGTCAATATCGCCAGCGCGTGGCTGTTGAGCGGCGCGGATCATCATGGCCATAGCCACGGTCACGCTCACGCTCACGATCAGCACGCCGGACACGGTCATGGCGAGGAAGTACAGCAGATAGAAACGCCGTCCGGCGTGCTGGCGCTGTCGATTTTCGAGGATGGCGTGCCGCCGGTTTTCCGCATCAGGGCCGAAAGCGCAGCTGCCGGGTTGCCAACACAGGATGTGACCGTGACGACCGTGCGGCCTGACGGTGCGCGCCAGGTGTTCGCGTTCGCAAGGACCGCCGATTTTCTGCAGTCGACTACGGACATCCCGGAGCCGCACACCTTCAGGGCAGTGGTGACGCTGGCCGATGGCGAGCACGCCGTCAGTTTCGCAGAACACGATCATGCAGATGATGGGCACGGCGTCGACACGCGCGACCACAACATGCGGGCAGCCTACATCCACGTCATTGCCGACGCCGCCGTCTCGGTGCTGGCGATTATCGGGCTGCTGCTGGCGAAAACCTTTGGCTGGCTCTGGATGGACCCGCTGGCCGGCATCGTCGGCGCCCTGGTGATCGCTAACTGGTCATACGGCCTGATCCGCGATACCGGAGCCAACCTGATGGATATCAATCCAAGTGGCGCGATGGCAGGCAAGGTGCGCGCTGCGGTCGAAACCGCGGGAGACAAGCTGGTCGATCTGCACGTATGGCGCCTTGGCCCAGGTCACTTCGCGGCGGTGGTTTCTGTCGTCACCCAGGAGTCCTTGCGCGGTCCCGATTTCTATCACGGCGTGCTGCGGCGATTCAAGGGGCTGTCGCACATCACGGTCGAAGTACACGCGCAGCAGCGGGCAGTTTGA
- a CDS encoding metal/formaldehyde-sensitive transcriptional repressor: MGHTVKDKQKLLNRVRRIRGQLDAIERALEEEQGCMDVLQQITSCRGAMNGLLAVVLEDHIRTHLVDAEAHDGEQGGGKEQLINVVHSYFK, from the coding sequence ATGGGCCATACTGTGAAAGACAAGCAAAAGCTCCTGAACCGGGTGCGGCGCATCCGCGGCCAGCTGGATGCCATCGAGCGCGCCCTGGAAGAGGAGCAGGGCTGCATGGATGTGCTCCAGCAAATCACCAGCTGCCGTGGCGCCATGAACGGCTTGCTGGCTGTGGTCCTGGAAGACCATATCCGCACCCACCTGGTCGATGCCGAGGCCCATGACGGCGAGCAGGGAGGCGGCAAGGAGCAGCTTATCAATGTCGTCCACAGCTATTTCAAGTGA
- a CDS encoding chromate transporter, producing MDESSKPTYTLWQLVLYFLRLGTFGFGGPVALVGYMHRDLVERRGWISESDYKEGLALAQIAPGPLAAQLGIYLGFVHFRIRGATAAGLAFVLPSFLMVVALGWAYVGFGGLTWMQSVFYGVGASVIGIMAISAHKLASKNLGRDKLLWGIFLLLAAVTIITQSEIALLFIGAGVLVWVIRCKPKFGTSSLAVLLPTQLPNIALASATDTNTLIQIALFFTKAGAFVFGSGLAIVPFLYGGVVTEHHWLTEKQFVDAVAVAMITPGPVVITTGFIGYLISGLPGAILAAVATFVPCYLATVIAAPYFKKYGKLPALIAFVDGITAAAIGAIAGSVVVIAQRSITDIPTALLALATAALLWKFKKLPEPVIVIGAALIGIAIYPLMHH from the coding sequence ATGGACGAATCAAGCAAACCGACTTACACCCTGTGGCAACTTGTGCTGTACTTTCTGCGCTTGGGTACGTTTGGCTTTGGCGGGCCGGTCGCACTGGTAGGTTATATGCACCGCGACCTGGTGGAAAGGCGCGGCTGGATCAGCGAATCCGATTACAAGGAAGGACTGGCGCTGGCCCAGATCGCACCCGGTCCGCTGGCTGCACAACTGGGTATCTATTTGGGCTTCGTGCACTTCCGGATCCGCGGAGCGACCGCAGCAGGGCTTGCATTCGTGCTGCCTTCATTCTTGATGGTGGTCGCCCTGGGATGGGCCTATGTTGGATTCGGCGGGCTGACCTGGATGCAATCGGTTTTCTATGGCGTGGGCGCTTCAGTGATCGGTATCATGGCCATCAGTGCGCATAAACTCGCGAGCAAGAACCTGGGGCGCGACAAACTGCTGTGGGGCATCTTCCTGTTGTTGGCGGCAGTAACCATCATCACGCAATCGGAAATCGCATTGCTGTTCATTGGCGCGGGTGTGCTGGTTTGGGTGATCCGCTGCAAGCCCAAGTTCGGTACATCGAGCCTAGCCGTGCTGCTACCGACGCAGTTACCAAATATTGCTCTCGCATCCGCGACGGACACCAATACCCTGATTCAAATTGCGCTGTTCTTTACCAAGGCAGGGGCCTTCGTTTTTGGCTCGGGTCTGGCCATCGTGCCCTTTCTCTATGGCGGGGTTGTGACGGAGCATCACTGGCTCACCGAAAAGCAGTTTGTCGATGCCGTGGCCGTCGCGATGATTACTCCCGGGCCGGTGGTGATCACTACCGGTTTCATTGGCTACCTGATCAGCGGCTTGCCCGGAGCCATCCTGGCGGCAGTGGCGACTTTTGTTCCCTGCTACCTGGCGACCGTAATCGCCGCTCCATACTTCAAGAAATACGGCAAGCTGCCGGCGCTGATCGCGTTCGTCGATGGCATTACAGCGGCAGCCATCGGCGCTATTGCCGGTTCAGTGGTGGTGATCGCACAAAGATCGATTACGGATATTCCGACTGCGCTGCTGGCGCTTGCGACTGCGGCGTTGCTATGGAAATTCAAGAAATTGCCTGAACCCGTCATCGTGATTGGCGCGGCGTTGATCGGGATAGCGATTTATCCCTTGATGCATCATTGA
- a CDS encoding chromate resistance protein ChrB domain-containing protein codes for MRAWRALKASGAAVLRDGVYLMPEPCRDALEAVAADVLSGGGTAMVLRVEEPDGTDFVGLFDRSEDYAALLADAAKVQEALTADTALDGLRQIRKLRKTFASVADIDFFPGEAQRQADAALQELALTAARVLAPDEPHPVDGTISRLSAEQYQGRIWATRRRPWVDRLACAWLIRRFIDPQARLLWLASPSDCPADALGFDFDGATFSHAGGRVSFEVLLASFDLEQSALKRLGALVHYLDVGGVQPPESAGIESVLAGLREAIADDDQLLAVASNVFDGLLTAFQKESASQQES; via the coding sequence ATGCGCGCATGGCGGGCGCTCAAGGCATCCGGCGCCGCCGTGTTGCGCGATGGCGTTTATCTGATGCCGGAGCCCTGCCGCGACGCATTGGAAGCGGTTGCAGCTGACGTGCTGTCAGGCGGCGGGACTGCCATGGTGCTGCGCGTTGAAGAACCTGACGGCACTGATTTCGTCGGACTGTTCGACCGTAGCGAGGACTACGCAGCATTGCTGGCAGATGCCGCCAAAGTGCAGGAAGCCTTGACGGCCGATACGGCGCTGGATGGACTGAGGCAGATCCGCAAGTTGCGCAAGACCTTTGCCAGCGTCGCCGATATTGATTTCTTCCCCGGTGAAGCCCAACGGCAAGCCGATGCGGCCTTGCAAGAACTGGCGCTGACGGCGGCCCGCGTGCTGGCGCCAGACGAGCCTCATCCGGTCGATGGCACGATCTCCCGTCTGTCCGCGGAACAGTATCAGGGACGCATTTGGGCAACCCGCCGCCGCCCTTGGGTCGACCGGCTGGCCTGTGCCTGGCTGATCCGGCGTTTTATTGATCCGCAAGCCCGGCTGCTATGGCTGGCGTCCCCCAGCGACTGTCCTGCCGATGCCCTGGGCTTTGATTTCGATGGCGCGACCTTCAGCCATGCCGGCGGCCGCGTCAGCTTTGAGGTATTGCTAGCGAGTTTCGATCTTGAGCAAAGCGCGCTCAAGCGGCTTGGTGCACTGGTGCATTACCTGGATGTCGGCGGCGTGCAGCCGCCCGAGTCTGCCGGGATTGAAAGTGTCCTCGCCGGCCTGCGTGAAGCCATCGCGGATGACGATCAACTTCTGGCGGTAGCCAGCAACGTGTTTGACGGGCTGCTGACCGCGTTTCAAAAGGAATCCGCATCGCAACAGGAGTCGTAA
- a CDS encoding YXWGXW repeat-containing protein — protein MKRILCATAFIALSAAAFMPTQAMAQIGVNITIGTPPPPPRYESVPPPRVGYVWAPGYWNWDGGRHVWAGGHWERARTGYQYDRPEWRQGSNGWELRRGGWRQGGERYEQRRDDRRDDRHGDDRRDDDGGRYHCPPGQAKKGNC, from the coding sequence ATGAAACGTATTCTCTGTGCGACCGCATTCATAGCACTCAGCGCCGCAGCTTTCATGCCAACCCAGGCAATGGCGCAAATAGGCGTGAACATCACGATTGGAACACCGCCGCCGCCGCCAAGATATGAGTCGGTGCCGCCGCCGCGCGTCGGCTACGTGTGGGCGCCCGGCTATTGGAACTGGGACGGCGGCAGGCATGTCTGGGCCGGCGGTCATTGGGAAAGAGCGCGCACCGGCTATCAGTACGATCGGCCGGAGTGGCGCCAGGGAAGCAATGGATGGGAATTGCGTCGCGGCGGCTGGCGCCAAGGCGGAGAGCGATATGAGCAACGTCGTGATGACCGTCGTGATGACCGTCACGGCGACGACAGGCGCGATGATGACGGAGGCCGCTATCATTGCCCACCAGGACAAGCGAAAAAAGGCAATTGCTAG
- a CDS encoding cation:proton antiporter yields MREHGAAAFEDGLQIYTHACRSSAGRPQCKIRNAFDICIECISFVSNAFAYARHGASANPSSGLKMAMWPVQLCIIILATVLCGALAKRLGQSRVVGEIAAGLILGPAVLGAINTDFYNIVFSNAVMPVMSQFGELGLVFLMFQLGLHLDLKSLQGRVQMRIPLAVALSGIVFPFAIGCAIAVVSRAALAPQVPVLGYVLFCGLALSISAMPVMARIVMDLQMEGRFTATVALAAASLTDLLGWLLLAMITALSTGSFTWQHIARNVALLLIFSALSMLIARPLWARIIARQPASSVTSLVLPAVICYVLLSSWITAEIGFHSAFGALMAGLVLRDLPGLKIEWRAKVEGFVALILMPVFFALAGIQATAGNISLPNFWLWFGLFLIGGVAGKFGGSYLGARVSGVEHRDASVIGALMNTRGLMELIVLTLGLKLGILPPSVYTMLFIMALATTAMTVPILRLFGHGNEHDIAGTGGIAMKRRDA; encoded by the coding sequence TTGCGCGAGCACGGAGCGGCAGCCTTCGAAGACGGCTTACAAATATACACGCACGCTTGCCGGTCATCAGCGGGCCGTCCGCAGTGTAAAATCCGCAACGCGTTCGATATCTGCATTGAATGCATCTCTTTCGTTTCGAACGCTTTTGCATACGCCAGGCATGGCGCCTCAGCAAATCCATCTTCAGGACTCAAAATGGCAATGTGGCCGGTTCAGCTTTGCATCATCATTCTTGCCACGGTGTTGTGCGGCGCCCTGGCCAAACGGCTAGGACAAAGCCGCGTGGTTGGGGAAATCGCCGCCGGCCTGATACTCGGGCCAGCAGTTCTGGGTGCGATCAACACGGATTTTTATAACATCGTGTTCTCCAATGCGGTAATGCCGGTGATGTCGCAATTCGGCGAACTCGGCCTGGTTTTTCTGATGTTCCAGCTTGGGCTGCACCTGGACCTGAAAAGTCTCCAGGGACGCGTACAAATGCGCATACCGCTTGCTGTCGCGCTATCGGGAATCGTCTTCCCGTTCGCGATCGGCTGCGCGATTGCTGTGGTATCCAGAGCGGCGCTCGCACCGCAGGTCCCGGTTCTCGGCTATGTGCTGTTTTGCGGCCTTGCATTATCCATTTCCGCCATGCCGGTGATGGCGCGCATCGTGATGGATTTGCAGATGGAAGGCAGGTTCACGGCGACAGTTGCATTGGCGGCGGCATCCCTGACGGACCTGCTTGGCTGGCTGCTGCTGGCAATGATCACGGCGCTCTCGACCGGCAGTTTTACATGGCAGCATATAGCCCGCAATGTGGCGCTCCTGCTGATTTTTTCCGCGCTCTCCATGCTGATAGCCCGACCGCTTTGGGCCAGGATAATTGCGCGCCAGCCGGCGTCCAGCGTTACCTCGCTCGTGTTGCCCGCGGTGATCTGCTATGTATTGCTATCTTCCTGGATCACGGCAGAAATCGGCTTTCACAGCGCATTCGGCGCCCTGATGGCTGGATTGGTGCTGCGCGACCTGCCCGGGCTGAAAATTGAATGGCGCGCCAAGGTCGAGGGATTTGTGGCGTTGATACTGATGCCGGTATTTTTCGCGCTGGCAGGCATCCAGGCCACAGCGGGAAATATTTCCTTGCCAAATTTCTGGCTGTGGTTTGGCTTGTTCCTTATCGGCGGGGTTGCCGGCAAGTTCGGCGGCAGTTATCTGGGGGCGCGCGTATCGGGCGTCGAACATCGCGACGCCAGCGTGATCGGCGCGTTGATGAATACGCGCGGACTCATGGAGCTGATCGTCCTGACGCTTGGCTTGAAGCTAGGGATTCTACCGCCTTCCGTGTACACGATGCTTTTTATCATGGCACTGGCGACTACGGCAATGACTGTTCCGATATTACGGCTTTTCGGGCATGGCAACGAGCATGACATAGCGGGCACAGGCGGAATTGCAATGAAACGGCGCGACGCATAA
- a CDS encoding polysaccharide deacetylase family protein, which yields MLNTLAHNPLQSGIKALFFVQTRSSGAGETDFGRNIMRQETDEGHLLGFHTATPHHANHRFLNPEKFAQSLNDGIADITSIQGSPPTLVRPPFWNYDKRTFAAYQQQGMHVLLTDLSANDGKIYGIKASLRRRSNMLHLLTDVRERIAAGELPTVDGSIPVVVSFHDVNSYTADHMAEYLQILMDCASAVQLPTASKPFYDDKAALERAALARSVRDSAQVVRLPGFWSWLWD from the coding sequence ATACTGAACACGCTTGCGCACAATCCGCTGCAATCCGGTATCAAAGCCCTCTTTTTTGTGCAAACCCGATCGTCTGGCGCTGGCGAGACGGACTTTGGGCGCAACATAATGCGGCAGGAAACCGATGAAGGGCATTTGCTTGGCTTTCATACCGCCACGCCACATCATGCAAACCATCGCTTCCTCAACCCCGAAAAATTCGCGCAATCGCTAAACGATGGCATCGCCGACATTACCTCGATCCAGGGCAGTCCGCCGACGCTGGTCCGCCCGCCGTTCTGGAACTACGACAAGCGTACTTTTGCCGCTTACCAGCAGCAAGGCATGCACGTTTTGCTGACGGATCTGAGCGCGAACGACGGCAAGATATATGGCATCAAGGCCAGCCTGAGAAGGCGCTCCAACATGCTGCATCTGTTGACTGACGTGCGCGAGCGGATTGCGGCAGGCGAGTTGCCGACGGTCGATGGCAGCATCCCGGTGGTGGTGAGTTTTCACGATGTAAATAGCTACACCGCCGATCACATGGCGGAATACTTGCAGATACTGATGGATTGCGCAAGCGCGGTCCAGCTGCCGACTGCAAGCAAGCCGTTTTACGACGACAAGGCCGCGCTGGAGCGCGCGGCCTTGGCAAGAAGCGTACGCGACAGTGCGCAAGTCGTGCGCCTGCCCGGGTTCTGGAGCTGGCTGTGGGATTAG
- a CDS encoding fibronectin type III domain-containing protein: MTAEYWEMKFSRTPIVRTVDVSHNSITLAWSAPVMDRTITAYQFMVRKGDPSGPQVPIDVLADTNSFPPYRHVIASLTPKTVYYIQVRGVDSDGDASNWSRQQVYKTL, encoded by the coding sequence ATGACAGCAGAATATTGGGAAATGAAGTTTTCCAGGACACCTATTGTGAGGACTGTTGATGTCAGCCATAACTCTATAACCCTGGCGTGGTCGGCTCCCGTCATGGATCGAACGATCACTGCTTATCAATTCATGGTTAGAAAAGGTGATCCCAGCGGCCCGCAAGTGCCGATCGATGTACTGGCCGACACGAATAGTTTTCCTCCTTATCGACACGTAATCGCCTCGCTTACTCCAAAAACGGTCTACTACATTCAGGTACGGGGAGTCGACTCTGATGGCGATGCAAGCAATTGGTCCAGGCAGCAAGTTTACAAAACATTGTGA
- a CDS encoding transposase encodes MKSIKYTGKLSDGQWDKVAYILSRTTRLDLTQHEYRAFVEAVLWVILNRKAWADIPPHFGKPKSIYTRFYRWNENALWHILARRSIHDQELHQMLAQINDRCDFLNRRREFRSQDRIDSRQENSATLANHQNGVIAQQESTPDPSH; translated from the coding sequence ATGAAATCGATTAAATACACCGGAAAACTTAGCGACGGTCAATGGGATAAAGTGGCGTACATCCTGTCGCGAACGACCAGGCTGGACTTAACTCAACATGAATATCGTGCGTTTGTTGAAGCCGTATTGTGGGTAATCTTGAATAGAAAAGCCTGGGCCGATATTCCGCCCCATTTCGGAAAACCGAAAAGCATTTATACACGGTTTTATCGATGGAACGAAAACGCACTCTGGCACATTTTGGCGCGACGCTCAATTCATGATCAAGAACTGCATCAGATGCTGGCGCAAATCAATGATCGTTGCGATTTCTTGAATAGGAGAAGGGAATTCCGCTCACAAGACCGGATCGACAGTCGGCAAGAAAATAGCGCTACCCTTGCAAATCACCAAAATGGCGTAATAGCGCAGCAAGAATCAACGCCCGATCCGTCGCACTAA
- a CDS encoding universal stress protein, translated as MYKHLLLPIDGSPLSEIAIQNTMRFAKSINAKVTGFYVSPPYHALSLQMEMLAETEDDFAKHSRVQAERLLGTIEDAASVAGVSCNTTYAIGAHPYEEIIKAANDNGCDLITMASHGRKGVKGLLLGSEAQKVLTHSKIPVLVYR; from the coding sequence ATGTACAAGCATCTTCTACTACCGATCGATGGTTCTCCATTATCTGAAATTGCAATTCAAAATACCATGCGGTTCGCCAAAAGCATCAATGCAAAGGTGACCGGCTTTTACGTGAGTCCGCCATACCATGCATTGTCTTTACAGATGGAAATGCTGGCGGAGACAGAAGATGATTTCGCCAAACACAGCCGGGTTCAAGCGGAACGGTTGCTTGGAACCATTGAAGACGCCGCCAGTGTGGCCGGCGTATCTTGCAATACTACGTATGCAATCGGCGCCCACCCTTATGAAGAAATCATCAAGGCAGCCAATGACAACGGATGCGACCTGATCACCATGGCGTCGCATGGCCGAAAAGGAGTGAAGGGCCTGTTGCTCGGTAGCGAAGCGCAGAAAGTTTTAACGCATAGCAAGATACCGGTGCTCGTGTATCGGTAG